Proteins encoded in a region of the Podospora pseudopauciseta strain CBS 411.78 chromosome 6, whole genome shotgun sequence genome:
- the RGA2 gene encoding Rho-type gtpase-activating protein (EggNog:ENOG503NWDD; COG:T; COG:Z), whose amino-acid sequence MDDYLDSPMETEDVFPCKGCGEILEEGKAFELGMMFQLYKGARMVLTFCATAGNRWHLDCFRCNTCNTLLDSDANLLLLGDGSLICNNCTYSCSACNNKIEDLAILTGDQAFCASCFRCRNCKRKIENLRYARTSHGIFCMNCHESLMARRRKKSKAAAQAKQREKDASPMITDKSLPALPPNAVPPIAFSGDRATPDSDTPTELSPRPRNAYGGINESSSRSVSRNELSPERTQDSSKEPSLAPPQQNYRNNRNSTILSGDMNIGDGEGFFIPVALDPSPAPSLTPQSMSDTFTDSSRRKQERDYFSAPKPSPSQDKRSESAASTPHIAFQEKGRQPSSDYEVPQYERPARKLSKRNGKPQTSPGIGEERRPSNGRTPTNDEFKLQDAPKSKKLVNSRSNSLSGGSIDASAPTRPPPAPSRKREPLSNTANNNSPSPSNLTERVTPPRASQDSRLRDEDAIRPSIDSLSNRSDLSGPKPVARKEVSQPPPRNGELQVRPAAPEQKLSDTYMQPRAAPPPPPSQAGQRTPRGSVSSVNEEGKVSPKLPRWSAGGDFSMDEDMARILGTDEGSSSILRRVSNAVRHGRHNSAETATHQARVGHSRSVSETTRGTTSPRWPRTPIAEDPTNGGHVPDISSPISLSGAAHDDPMFLKRQLRNSEQRVAELERQFNTEKDLKNLNKKLVEKRKTVSVLDTQTEIMIRQLEVLAGYVERAKKTSEPLDPRELEESAIKDFVQKLEKVKQNMTAAIEQLHAERDDLLEERNQAIADRDRALLEFEQLSSKNAQLADLNNDLTHQIQERFKQQINNGDLKMPPNGLGIYSHSKGSSSVNLDTASMQTGTTLMGTDVEEPILEGPTVVNIRKGQVKKFNWKKGSSKVAHNITKGINRAAGAFQAQEGNPRIGAPQTLNSDSIGIPYNMTVAQVESPVTTIPPPPPPMGVNRVNTDQRQGFGFFGKKQQQQAMTKSQSMNNVPAPAAAEAPSTLFGSELVERADYERRQIPNVVTRCIEEVELRGMDIEGIYRKTGGNSQVKMIQEGFDKNGDFDISDPDLDITAVTSVLKQYFRKLPTPLLTFDVYERILESNTIQDESERCAHMRRTINTLPPKHRDCLEFLMFHLARVASRERENLMSPKNLAVVFAPTIMRDHSLEKEMTDMHVKNLAVQFLIENSHVIFGEA is encoded by the exons ATGGATGACTATCTGGATAGCCCCATGGAGACGGAGGATGTCTTCCCCTGCAAAGGGTGCGGAGAG ATCCTCGAGGAGGGCAAAGCCTTTGAATTGGGTATGATGTTCCAACTCTATAAAGGGGCTCGGATGGTGCTGACATTTTGCGCTACAGCTGGAAACCGATGGCATCTTGACTGCTTTCGTTGCAACACATGTAACACGCTACTCGACTCGGATGCGAACCTGCTCCTGCTTGGAGATGGTTCCCTCATCTGCAACAACTGCACCTACAGCTGCAGCGCTTGCAATAATAAGATTGAAGACCTTGCCATCCTAACCGGAGACCAGGCTTTTTGTGCAAGCTGCTTCCGCTGCAGGAACTGCAAGAGGAAGATCGAGAACCTGCGATATGCCCGCACATCACACGGCATCTTTTGCATGAACTGCCACGAGTCCCTCATGGCAAGACGACGCAAGAAATCAAAAGCAGCAGCTCAAGCAAAGCAACGAGAAAAGGATGCGTCGCCCATGATCACAGACAAGTCCCTGCCCGCCTTGCCGCCAAACGCCGTCCCTCCTATAGCGTTCTCGGGCGATAGGGCAACCCCCGACTCCGACACGCCTACCGAGCTGTCGCCGCGTCCTCGTAATGCATATGGTGGCATCAACGAGTCGTCTTCGCGCAGCGTTTCGAGGAACGAGCTTTCTCCCGAACGAACCCAAGACTCTTCGAAAGAGCCATCGCTTGCGCCACCTCAGCAAAACTATCGGAACAACCGAAACTCAACCATTCTTTCTGGCGATATGAACATTGGAGATGGCGAAGGATTCTTCATCCCGGTAGCGCTGGATCCCAGCCCTGCCCCTTCACTGACGCCACAGTCCATGTCCGATACTTTTACCGACTCGAGCAGGAGGAAACAGGAGAGAGATTACTTCAGTGCACCGAAGCCAAGTCCATCCCAGGACAAGAGATCGGAATCCGCAGCATCCACGCCCCATATCGCTTTCCAAGAAAAGGGCAGACAACCGTCGTCCGACTATGAAGTACCACAGTACGAAAGACCAGCGAGGAAGCTTTCGAAGCGGAACGGCAAACCCCAGACATCGCCAGGAATTGGCGAGGAAAGGAGGCCTTCGAATGGGAGGACACCCACAAACGATGAGTTCAAACTGCAGGACGCccccaagagcaaaaagCTTGTCAACTCCAGGAGTAATTCTTTGTCGGGTGGTTCTATCGACGCTTCAGCTCCCACAAGaccaccgccagcaccgTCCAGAAAAAGGGAACCGCTTTCAAACACTGCGAACAACAACTCGCCGTCTCCTTCGAATTTGACTGAAAGAGTTACGCCTCCCCGAGCTTCTCAGGACTCCCGGTTGAGGGACGAAGATGCTATCCGGCCATCGATAGATTCACTGTCCAACAGGTCGGATCTTTCTGGGCCCAAGCCGGTAGCGCGCAAAGAAGTATCACAGCCACCGCCTCGGAATGGCGAGCTACAAGTTCGTCCAGCGGCTCCCGAACAAAAACTAAGCGACACCTACATGCAACCACGGgcagctccaccaccgccgccgtcgcaGGCTGGGCAACGAACACCTAGGGGATCTGTGAGCTCAGTGAATGAGGAAGGGAAGGTATCACCCAAGTTGCCGCGGTGGAGTGCTGGTGGCGACTTCAGCATGGATGAGGACATGGCTAGAATCCTTGGTACCGACGAGGGCTCTTCATCTATACTGCGCCGTGTGTCCAATGCCGTTCGTCACGGGCGACATAATAGTGCCGAAACCGCTACACACCAGGCGAGGGTCGGTCACAGCAGGAGCGTCAGCGAGACGACTCGAGGCACCACTTCGCCCCGTTGGCCTAGAACGCCAATTGCTGAAGACCCAACGAACGGTGGCCATGTTCCCGACATCAGCAGCCCGATCTCGCTCTCCGGAGCTGCCCATGATGATCCAATGTTCCTGAAGCGGCAGCTCAGAAACTCGGAGCAGCGCGTTGCAGAGCTCGAGCGACAGTTCAACACCGAGAAGGATCTCAAGAACTTAAACAAGAAACTtgtggaaaagagaaagactGTGTCTGTTCTTGATACCCAGACAGAGATTATGATCCGGCAGCTTGAGGTTTTGGCCGGTTATGTGGAGCGGGCAAAGAAGACGAGCGAACCCCTGGATCCccgggagctggaggagtcTGCCATCAAAGACTTTGTGCAAAAGCTGGAGAAGGTCAAGCAAAACATGACGGCAGCGATCGAGCAACTCCACGCTGAGCGGGATGACCTGCTCGAGGAAAGGAATCAAGCCATTGCCGACCGCGACCGCGCCCTTCTCGAGTTTGAGCAACTTTCGTCCAAGAATGCGCAGTTGGCTGATCTGAACAACGATCTTACACACCAAATCCAAGAGAGGTTCAAGCAGCAGATCAATAATGGTGATCTCAAGATGCCTCCAAATGGTCTTGGCATCTACAGCCATTCCAAGGGCTCGTCCTCGGTCAACTTGGATACCGCCAGCATGCAGACTGGAACCACCCTCATGGGCACTGATGTTGAGGAGCCCATCCTTGAGGGCCCAACAGTGGTGAATATTCGCAAGGGTCAAGTCAAAAAGTTCAATTGGAAAAAGGGGTCAAGCAAGGTTGCGCACAACATCACGAAGGGCATCAACCGTGCGGCAGGTGCCTTCCAGGCACAAGAAGGCAATCCTCGCATTGGCGCCCCTCAGACGCTGAACAGCGACAGCATTGGCATCCCGTACAACATGACGGTCGCTCAGGTCGAGTCACCAGTCACCACGatcccgcctccaccgccacctaTGGGCGTGAACAGAGTCAACACCGACCAGCGTCAAGGTTTTGGCTTCTTTGGcaagaagcagcaacagcaggcgATGACCAAGTCCCAGTCCATGAACAATGTCCCAGCACCGGCAGCAGCCGAAGCACCAAGCACGTTGTTCGGATCGGAACTGGTCGAGAGGGCGGATTATGAACGCCGTCAGATACCCAACGTCGTCACGCGCTGcattgaggaggtggagctGCGGGGCATGGACATTGAGGGTATCTACCGGAAAACGGGTGGCAACTCGCAGGTCAAGATGATACAGGAAGGGTTTGACAAGAATGGGGACTTTGACATATCGGATCCCGACTTGGACATTACGGCTGTGACGAGCGTGCTGAAGCAGTATTTCCGGAAGTTGCCGACGCCGCTGTTGACGTTTGATGTTTATGAGAGGATTTTGGAGAGCAACA CAATCCAAGACGAGAGCGAGAGGTGCGCGCACATGAGGAGGACGATTAATACGCTGCCGCCAAAGCATCGAGACTGTCTGGAGTTTTTGATGTTTCATCTTGCTAGGGTGGCCAgtagggagagggagaattTG ATGTCCCCCAAGAACTTGGCCGTGGTGTTTGCGCCGACGATTATGAGGGATCACAgtctggagaaggagatgacGGACATGCATGTCAAGAATTTGGCGGTGCAGTTTTTGATTGAGAATAGTCATGTTATTTTTGGAGAGGCTtga
- a CDS encoding hypothetical protein (EggNog:ENOG503P11F; COG:S) translates to MAVTRDGYNSTEHLIQARPRRHYRTAVRWQHWQLRSLIGVHGQDAVFFPLVAGERHITVQRLNTTTGESETVKRLSFPPRCLVARNGWICCGGEKGAFSAFRVDEPCAEDDIETLLELHLRDRAAGMPLDMSRSTRANAGKNSVARSRHCGKDRVNCITLWFTPTLQKPCKGAYDEGVAVLANNDSTVIVASLCNMETLDEIKYPDFMNRAVISPDGQLLCAISDDPYLYIHKRRLKKSQAAGISFSISGQPLYEWTPCRKIQLESQSKDDRSDNRGSFALCFSSTGRYLAVGTQYGTISVFDVAALDVAAADPVCAVFTTSRPNQDFGAVRDMAFAPGPIDLLAWTEDRGRVGIADIRTGFDKRQILYLDQDDDFEHLPVVDRDTIDPRLIEEFRRERGDILSNFSSTLDLAGERQGRRPDVREALERYNIPLTPEETVVLEAIQGSRRREMVALEAVEGGRRASERWGSSTSFPRATSNSGGANESGTGSGSRTGTGTGSGAGSGAGNGAGTSRSPWAERGSRSSLTPGAARTRDRSASVSRAVDDLLGNVRDQRERLRDNLRMREEQTRTAREGYSSTSNTAAAATGGSFIAERRRYAAPLSSRPPVSGSRIDTSDRRALVARLMANANPASSASRWDNVEALYGGPSPQLVVSLLTAADVPTTSSSEDAPFTDLQRRIRAAYLMRELEESPTRRMFGSIVPSHIRPEPYDTAGLSWSEDGEVLFVGAESGVYEFHINKLSRKLFPSMEFR, encoded by the exons ATGGCTGTCACTCGCGACGG TTACAACTCCACCGAGCATCTTATTCAAGCAAGGCCCCGACGACACTATCGGACTGCAGTTCGGTGGCA GCATTGGCAATTGCGATCCCTTATTGGAGTCCATGGTCAAGATGCCGTCTTCTTTCCGCTGGTGGCGGGGGAGCGGCACATAACAGTTCAACGATTAAACACCACGACTGGCGAATCCGAGACGGTCAAACGGTTGTCGTTCCCACCTAGGTGTCTGGTAGCGCGCAATGGCTGGATCTGCTGTGGAGGCGAGAAGGGCGCCTTCAGTGCCTTCCGGGTCGACGAACCTTGCGCCGAAGACGATATCGAAACACTCCTCGAACTACATCTGCGCGACCGAGCTGCCGGGATGCCGCTGGACATGTCCCGATCAACCCGAGCGAATGCTGGCAAAAATTCAGTGGCTCGGAGCAGGCATTGTGGCAAAGATAGGGTGAACTGCATCACTCTATGGTTCACACCTACATTGCAAAAGCCATGCAAGGGGGCTTACGACGAGGGTGTTGCCGTTCTGGCCAACAACGATAGCACCGTTATTGTTGCCAGTCTGTGTAACATGGAGACACTCGACGAAATCAAGTATCCCGACTTTATGAACCGCGCCGTCATTTCCCCGGACGGACAGCTTCTGTGTGCCATTAGCGACGACCCCTATCTTTATATCCacaagaggaggttgaagaagtcACAAGCCGCAggcatctccttctccattTCGGGCCAGCCGCTGTACGAGTGGACGCCATGTAGAAAGATCCAGTTGGAGAGCCAGAGCAAGGATGACCGATCAGATAACAG GGGCAGTTTTGCACTGTGTTTCTCGAGTACTGGTAGATATCTTGCGGTGGGAACCCAGTACGGAACCATCTCAGTATTCGATGTGGCGGCACTTGACGTAGCAGCCGCCGATCCCGTATGCGCTGTTTTTACCACGTCACGACCAAACCAAGACTTTGGTGCCGTGCGTGATATGGCCTTTGCGCCAGGCCCTATCGATCTGCTGGCTTGGACCGAGGACCGGGGTAGGGTAGGCATCGCAGACATTCGTACCGGGTTTGACAAGAGGCAGATTCTGTACCTGGACCAGGACGATGACTTTGAGCACTTGCCGGTGGTGGACCGAGACACTATTGACCCTCGTCTGATTGAGGAATTCCGGCGTGAGAGAGGTGACATCCTTTCTAACTTTTCCAGCACCCTGGACTTGGCTGGCGAGCGGCAGGGCCGGAGACCAGATGTACGAGAAGCATTGGAAAGATACAACATACCACTAACACCTGAAGAGACAGTTGTTCTGGAAGCCATTCAAGGTAGCCGAAGGCGTGAGATGGTGGCCCTAGAAGCAGTGGAGGGTGGCCGGCGGGCCTCTGAACGGTGGGGGTCGTCGACCAGTTTTCCGAGGGCAACATCGAACAGCGGCGGTGCCAATGAAAGCGGCACCGGTAGCGGATCGAggacggggacggggacTGGTTCTGGTGCTGGGAGCGGAGCGGGAAACGGAGCGGGCACCAGCAGATCCCCATGGGCTGAGCGAGGCTCACGATCATCCTTGACTCCTGGTGCCGCGAGAACACGAGACCGTAGCGCGAGCGTTTCTCGTGCCGTTGACGATCTCCTTGGGAACGTTCGCGACCAGAGGGAGCGGCTTCGCGACAACCTGCGCATGCGCGAGGAACAGACACGCACGGCGCGGGAAGGTTACAGCAGTACCAGCaacactgctgctgctgccaccggCGGCAGCTTTATTGCAGAGAGACGGCGGTATGCAGCACCCCTTTCGTCGCGTCCTCCTGTTTCAGGTTCTCGAATTGATACTTCGGATCGGCGGGCGCTGGTGGCGCGGCTGATGGCCAACGCGAACCCGGCTTCCTCTGCGAGCAGATGGGACAACGTGGAGGCATTGTACGGCGGCCCCTCACCCCAACTTGTTGTTTCTCTGCTCACCGCAGCGGATGTCCCTACTACAAGCTCTTCTGAGGATGCCCCGTTTACTGACCTGCAACGGCGTATTAGAGCAGCGTACCTGATGCgagagctggaggagagCCCGACGAGGCGCATGTTTGGGTCCATTGTGCCGTCCCATATCCGACCGGAACCCTATGACACAGCTGGCTTGTCGTGGAGCGAAGACGGTGAGGTCTT GTTTGTCGGCGCCGAGAGTGGCGTGTACGAATTCCACATCAACAAGCTGAGTCGGAAGCTTTTCCCAAGCATGGAATTCCGCTAG
- the SSC1 gene encoding Hsp70 ATPase ssc1 (COG:O; EggNog:ENOG503NVS1) has product MMSTRLSRALPRASTVAARAGMLRRTPAFAQRRYESTEEKVKGAVIGIDLGTTNSAVAIMEGKTPKIIENSEGARTTPSVVAFAEDGERLVGVAAKRQAVVNPENTLFATKRLIGRKFTDAEVQRDIKEVPYKIVQHTNGDAWVEARGQKYSPSQIGGFVLNKMKETAEAYLSKPVKNAVVTVPAYFNDSQRQATKDAGQIAGLNVLRVVNEPTAAALAYGLEKEADRVVAVYDLGGGTFDISVLEIQNGVFEVKSTNGDTHLGGEDFDISLVRHIVQQFKKDSNIDLTGDRMAIQRIREAAEKAKIELSSSLQTDINLPFITADASGPKHINIKLSRAQLESMMDPLIKRTVEPVRKALKDANLQAKDIQEVILVGGMTRMPKVAESVKSIFGRDPAKSVNPDEAVAIGAAVQGAVLSGEVKDLLLLDVTPLSLGIETLGGVFTRLINRNTTIPTKKSQVFSTAADFQTAVEIKVYQGERELVRDNKLLGNFQLVGIPPAHRGVPQIEVTFDIDADSIVHVHAKDKSTNKDQSITIASGSGLSDSEIQQMVEESEKYAEQDKERKAVIETANRADSVLTDTEKALNEYADKLDKTEADQIREKITSLREFVTKSQSGESTATAAEIKEKTDELQMASLNLFDKMHKARNEAGESTSSTEGEKKDEPKA; this is encoded by the exons ATGATGTCCACTCGTCTTTCCCGCGCT CTTCCCAGAGCTTCCACAGTAGCTGCCCGTGCGGGTATGCTCAGGAGGACACCCGCCTTTGCCCAGAGGCGGTACGAGTCCACAgaggagaaggtcaagggtGCCGTCATCGGTATCGATCTTG GCACAACAAACTCTGCTGTCGCCATCATGGAGGGCAAGACCCCCAAGATCATTGAGAACTCAGAAGGTGCCCGCACCACCCCATCAGTCGTTGCCTTcgccgaggatggcgagCGCCTCGTTGGTGTGGCGGCCAAGCGCCAGGCCGTTGTGAACCCAGAGAACACCCTCTTCGCCACCAAGCGGTTAATTGGTCGCAAGTTCACCGACGCCGAGGTTCAGAGAGATATCAAGGAGGTCCCATACAAGATCGTCCAGCACACCAACGGTGACGCCTGGGTTGAGGCTCGTGGCCAGAAGTACTCGCCATCTCAGATTGGTGGCTTTGTCCTCAACAAGATGAAGGAGACCGCCGAGGCCTACCTCAGCAAGCCCGTCAAGAACGCCGTTGTTACCGTCCCCGCCTACTTCAACGACTCCCAGCGTCAGGCCACCAAGGATGCTGGTCAGATTGCCGGCCTCAACGTTCTCCGTGTCGTCAATGAGCCCACTGCCGCTGCTCTCGCCTACGGTcttgagaaggaggctgACCGCGTTGTCGCTGTCTACGATCTTGGCGGTGGTACTTTCGATATCTCCGTTCTCGAGATCCAGAACGGTGTCTTCGAGGTCAAGTCCACCAACGGTGACACCcatcttggtggtgaggatttTGATATCTCTCTCGTCCGCCACATCGTTCAGCAGTTCAAGAAGGACTCCAACATTGATCTCACCGGTGACCGCATGGCCATCCAGAGAATCCGCGAGGCCgctgagaaggccaagatcgagctttcttcttccctccaGACCGACATCAACCTTCCCTTCATCACTGCTGATGCCTCCGGTCCCAAGCACATCAACATCAAGCTTTCCCGTGCTCAGCTCGAGTCCATGATGGATCCCCTTATCAAGCGCACCGTTGAGCCCGTCCGCAAGGCTCTTAAGGATGCCAACCTCCAGGCCAAGGACATCCAGGAGGTTATCCTCGTCGGTGGTATGACCCGCATGCCCAAGGTTGCCGAGTCCGTCAAGAGCATCTTCGGCCGTGACCCTGCCAAGTCCGTCAACCCCGATGAGGCTGTCGCCATTGGTGCCGCCGTCCAGGGTGCTGTTCTCTCCGGTGAGGTCAaggacctcctccttctcgatgtcactcccctctccctcggtATCGAGACCCTCGGCGGTGTCTTCACCCGTTTGATCAaccgcaacaccaccatccccaccaaGAAGTCTCAGGTCTTCTCCACTGCCGCTGATTTCCAGACTGCCGTCGAGATCAAGGTCTACCAGGGTGAGCGTGAGCTTGTCCGTGACAACAAGCTCCTCGGCAACTTCCAGCTTGTCGGCATCCCCCCTGCCCACCGTGGTGTCCCCCAGATCGAGGTTACCTTCGACATTGACGCCGATTCCATCGTCCACGTCCACGCCAAGGACAAGTCCACCAACAAGGACCAGTCCATCACCATTGCCTCCGGCTCTGGTCTCTCCGACTCTGAGATTCAGCAGATGGTTGAGGAGTCTGAGAAGTATGCTGAGCAGGACAAGGAGCGCAAGGCCGTCATTGAGACTGCCAACCGTGCCGACTCCGTCCTCACTGATACCGAGAAGGCTCTCAACGAGTATGCCGACAAGCTCGACAAGACTGAGGCCGACCAGATTCGTGAGAAGATCACCTCTCTCCGTGAGTTCGTCACCAAGTCTCAGTCTGGTGAGagcaccgccaccgccgccgagatcaaggagaagaccGATGAGCTCCAGATGGCTTCCCTTAACCTCTTTGACAAGATGCACAAGGCCCGCAACGAGGCTGGCGAGtccacctccagcaccgagggcgagaagaaggatgagcCCAAGGCCTAA
- a CDS encoding hypothetical protein (EggNog:ENOG503NVTT; COG:Q): MRRDTLTIPGLSHVVIHFLADNPGIWALHCHVAWHMEAGMLLTFLERPDDLKHLVHDMNPSTKQLSISFCSDYR, from the exons atgcGCCGCgacaccctcaccatcccagGCCTCTCCCACGTCGTGATCCACTTCCTGGCCGACAACCCCGGTATCTGGGCTCTTCACTGCCACGTAGCTTG GCACATGGAAGCAGGCATgctcctcaccttcctcgaACGCCCCGACGACCTAAAGCACCTCGTCCACGACATGAACCCATCCACCAAACAACTCTCCATAAGCTTTTGCTCCGATTACAGGTAG
- a CDS encoding hypothetical protein (CAZy:AA1; EggNog:ENOG503NVTT; COG:Q): protein MSFDVTRRREAPSGVWKKMVLVNGQSPGPLIEVNTGDIVRVKVNNLIWDESTTINWHGIHQRNTTWMDGVAGISQCAIPPAKSFTYEFEIIDQRGTFWYHAHSKVQYTDGLYGPIVVQDPDERLPPDVDIAAERIVFMGGSFHAYGEDLMVPVNARRRTLPDVILINGLAVFTNCNFTSSTWSSFMPPICEPSSRQFTTPMPNTTTRFRLINHSSFTSLYFTIDSHPYLTIIEIDGVEVEPITVPGIHLNIGQRYSVLVSPIHSTTTGSFVMRATIPKSCFLPYVPYTSEILESVNHQGTALLSYSPNPNSSLPQNIKPVVDIPQNCTNPPFNLPVPIRKMAAFPPDTAHPSRNTHQINFQFQQAGPVNRIFINRTSYSPLPHSAQLWLSLPQTLDSGSDPGSYNNYNFPLNQQVLFLPDPNKTVQIAINSRDIMEHPFHLHGHTFQIVA, encoded by the exons ATGAGTTTTGATGTCACTCGCAGGCGGGAGGCTCCGTCAGGGGtgtggaagaagatggtgcTCGTCAATGGGCAAAGTCCAGGGCCGCTTATCGAGGTCAACACGGGTGACATTGTGAGAGTCAAGGTCAACAATCTCATTTGGGACGAAAGCACGACCATAAACTGGCATGGGATCCATCAACGAAACACCACCTGGATGGATGGCGTGGCAGGGATATCTCAGTGTGCGATACCACCCGCCAAGAGCTTCACATACGAGTTTGAAATCATCGACCAGCGAGGCACGTTCTGGTATCACGCTCATTCCAAAGTTCAATACACCGACGGCCTCTACGGACCGATCGTAGTCCAGGACCCAGACGAGAGACTGCCCCCTGACGTCGACATCGCGGCAGAAAGAATAGTTTTCATGGGAGGCAGCTTCCACGCCTACGGGGAGGACCT CATGGTCCCCGTCAATGCCAGGCGTCGAACCCTTCCCGACGTCATTCTCATCAACGGCCTCGCCGTCTTCACAAACTGCAACTTCACCTCGTCAACCTGGTCATCATTCATGCCCCCGATCTGTGAACCCTCCAGCAGGCagttcaccacccccatgcccaacaccaccacccgcttCCGCTTAATCAACCACTCCTCCTTCACATCCCTCTACTTCACAATTGACTCCCACCCTTACCTGACCATCATCGAGATCGACGGGGTAGAAGTCGAGCCGATCACCGTTCCAGGAATCCATCTCAACATCGGTCAGCGGTACTCCGTCCTCGTCTCCCCAATtcactccaccaccaccggatCTTTCGTCATGAGAGCCACCATACCAAAATCGTGTTTCCTCCCTTATGTCCCATACACGAGCGAAATACTCGAAAGCGTCAACCACCAAGGCACAGCCCTCTTATCCtactccccaaaccccaactcATCCCTCCCACAAAACATAAAGCCGGTGGTGGACATCCCACAGAACtgcaccaaccccccattcaacctccccgtcccAATCCGCAAAATGGCCGCCTTCCCACCAGACACGGCACACCCCTCGAGAAACACCCACCAGATCAACTTTCAGTTTCAGCAAGCCGGGCCGGTGAATAGGATCTTTATCAACAGG ACCTCctactcccccctcccccacagcGCCCAACTCTGGCTATCCCTCCCTCAAACCCTTGACTCCGGCTCCGACCCCGGCAGCTACAACAACTACAacttccccctcaaccaacaagtcctcttcctccccgacCCAAACAAGACAGTCCAGATAGCAATCAACAGCCGCGACATAATGGAGCACCCTTTCCATCTCCA CGGGCACACCTTCCAAATCGTAGCCTGA
- a CDS encoding hypothetical protein (EggNog:ENOG503NVTT; COG:Q), whose protein sequence is MSGNYVQSLLRPSASNIIFDSEKDRNLNYAGRDSISSVEDEKHDADEYSKLQTPGHELSTSREEQPAAATWLLICRRILIHHSSVEAIKLYTTG, encoded by the exons ATGTCGGGAAACTATGTTCAAAGTCTTTTGCGCCCTTCCGCTTCCAACATCATTTTCGACAGTGAAAAGGACCGCAATTTGAACTATGCCGGCAGGGACTCGATTTCTTCAGTGGAGGACGAGAAACATGATGCCGATGAGTACTCGAAGCTGCAAACACCCGGCCATGAACTATCGACATCGAGAGAGGAACAACCAGCAGCGGCGACGTGGCTACTTATATGCCGGAGAATCCT CATTCATCATAGCAGCGTGGAAGCTATCAAGCTCTATACCACTGGATAA